One Streptococcus sp. zg-86 DNA window includes the following coding sequences:
- the pbp3 gene encoding D-alanyl-D-alanine carboxypeptidase PBP3 has product MKKHFLFLFFVVMLLLPYFSVHATEKYRTEAEHSIAVEATTGKILYEQEATTPTSIGSITNLLTIYLVYEAIEQGKLTLDTPVPISDYAYNLTITSPVTNIPLDKRSYPVQELIYASLIASANSATIALAEQVAGSEATFVDLMKEKLTSWGISDATILNSTGLSKDMLEDKQTSEEKEPIENRLSAIDVAIIARHLILDYPQVLKVTSQSHFSMNGTTYYGTNPMLKGGIYERSGLDGLKTASGTSMVATSLENGMRVITVVLHTKEGDLYPEKRFLETTNLMNYAYQYFTWTPIVEAGQAYQDSKVRVFNGKKSTIPAVAKQDLMVAKRNRYKKETTAKTNGLDTVLDAPLSKGTVLGTLTLNDTDLIGHGYIDEQPSIELVAAKDTATANWPFSWWNHFVRYVNEKL; this is encoded by the coding sequence ATGAAAAAACATTTCCTATTCTTGTTCTTTGTTGTAATGCTATTGCTACCATATTTCTCTGTCCATGCAACAGAGAAATATCGTACAGAAGCAGAGCACTCTATTGCAGTTGAAGCAACAACTGGAAAAATTCTCTATGAACAAGAGGCAACTACACCAACTAGCATTGGTTCAATTACCAATTTATTGACTATTTATCTAGTCTACGAAGCAATTGAACAAGGAAAATTAACACTTGATACCCCAGTTCCTATTTCTGATTATGCCTATAACTTGACCATTACATCACCTGTGACAAATATTCCTCTAGACAAACGTTCATATCCGGTCCAAGAATTGATTTACGCCTCCTTGATTGCTTCTGCAAACAGTGCAACTATCGCTCTTGCAGAACAAGTAGCAGGTAGCGAAGCTACTTTTGTTGATTTGATGAAAGAAAAACTGACATCTTGGGGGATTTCAGATGCCACTATTCTGAACTCTACTGGTTTAAGCAAAGATATGCTAGAGGACAAGCAAACTTCCGAAGAAAAAGAACCCATCGAAAATCGCCTATCTGCAATCGATGTTGCTATCATCGCCCGCCATCTAATCTTAGATTATCCGCAAGTTTTGAAGGTTACTTCTCAATCTCACTTTTCAATGAATGGAACCACTTACTATGGTACAAATCCCATGTTAAAAGGGGGAATTTATGAAAGAAGTGGATTGGACGGACTCAAGACTGCTTCTGGAACCTCTATGGTAGCAACAAGTTTAGAAAATGGCATGCGCGTTATTACCGTTGTCTTACATACAAAAGAAGGAGACCTCTATCCCGAGAAACGTTTTCTCGAAACAACCAATCTGATGAACTATGCCTATCAATATTTCACATGGACTCCTATCGTTGAAGCTGGGCAAGCGTATCAAGATAGCAAAGTCAGGGTATTCAATGGAAAAAAATCAACCATTCCTGCTGTAGCCAAGCAAGATCTCATGGTTGCAAAACGAAATCGTTATAAGAAAGAGACCACTGCAAAAACAAACGGACTTGATACTGTACTTGATGCACCTCTTAGCAAGGGGACAGTCCTTGGAACACTAACCTTAAACGACACTGATTTAATCGGACACGGCTACATTGACGAGCAACCGAGCATTGAACTAGTTGCTGCTAAAGATACTGCTACTGCAAACTGGCCATTTTCTTGGTGGAACCACTTTGTGAGGTATGTGAATGAGAAGTTATAA
- a CDS encoding oligopeptide ABC transporter substrate-binding protein has protein sequence MKKSTKMLTLAGVTLLSVATLAACGSKSSSSKDAATSNLTFPTEVTHDGTAIKGGQLNYAIVSPAAATGLLIDELADNALDLAFAGMVDESMFGYDGNRKLNDSGLAKVDFDVEAKKLTVSLTGKDYKWSDGEPFTIDDYIFTIEKMADKDYEGVRFDDSYTNIVGMEEFVDGKADKISGIEKVDDYTAVLTVKEMNPSMQYAGGTVPHFVMPKHIYKDIAVKDWATSEYSRTAKTVGLGKFKIKDIVNGESITYVPNEHYFKGKPKVDTLKVDIVSPDTIVSEMKAGHYDIAEMPEDQLDSYKDLKNITLVGEVSSSYEYLSFNFGTYDKEAQKSVTNPNAKMSDVKLRQAMGYALDTKTAGEKLYNGLYHPANSLLISFFADLHDSELEGYTYNPEKAKQLLDEAGYKDVDGDGIREDKDGKPFKISLAARKRTETNESLVQQYIAWWKEVGLNVELYTGRTIELNSFYDMLKANDANIDAYLAGFGTGYDPLPKVWGPTNAFNMSRYVSDENTKLLEAMASVESFDEKKNLENYKKWQENAFKEAFAIPLFESETITAINKRVKYYDTYKGSDTKSAIEQIELTADKGIAE, from the coding sequence ATGAAGAAGTCGACAAAAATGCTCACTCTTGCGGGTGTGACATTATTATCAGTTGCAACACTTGCAGCTTGTGGTTCAAAAAGCTCATCTAGCAAAGATGCGGCTACATCAAACTTAACATTTCCAACAGAAGTGACCCATGATGGTACTGCGATTAAAGGTGGACAATTGAATTATGCTATTGTATCTCCAGCAGCAGCTACGGGTCTGTTGATTGATGAATTGGCAGATAATGCGCTTGACCTTGCCTTTGCTGGTATGGTTGATGAGAGCATGTTTGGCTATGATGGCAACCGGAAACTTAACGATTCAGGTCTTGCGAAGGTAGATTTTGATGTTGAAGCGAAGAAATTGACGGTTAGCTTGACTGGTAAAGACTACAAGTGGTCTGATGGGGAGCCATTTACAATTGACGACTATATCTTCACCATTGAAAAGATGGCTGATAAAGATTATGAAGGTGTCCGTTTTGACGACTCGTATACAAACATCGTCGGAATGGAAGAGTTTGTAGATGGAAAAGCAGACAAAATTTCAGGTATTGAAAAGGTTGATGACTACACTGCTGTTCTTACTGTAAAAGAAATGAATCCTTCTATGCAGTATGCAGGTGGTACTGTGCCACACTTTGTCATGCCAAAACACATCTATAAAGATATTGCAGTAAAAGACTGGGCGACAAGCGAATACTCACGTACAGCTAAAACAGTTGGTTTGGGTAAATTTAAAATCAAAGATATTGTCAACGGTGAATCGATTACTTATGTGCCAAATGAACACTACTTCAAGGGCAAACCAAAAGTTGATACATTAAAAGTGGACATTGTTTCACCAGATACCATTGTATCAGAAATGAAAGCTGGTCATTATGATATTGCGGAAATGCCTGAAGATCAACTTGATTCTTACAAGGATTTGAAAAACATCACACTTGTCGGAGAAGTTTCTAGTTCTTATGAATACCTATCATTTAACTTTGGTACCTATGACAAAGAAGCTCAGAAGAGTGTTACAAATCCAAATGCTAAGATGAGTGATGTGAAATTGCGTCAGGCAATGGGATATGCTCTTGACACCAAGACAGCGGGAGAAAAACTTTACAATGGCTTGTATCACCCAGCAAACTCTCTTCTCATCTCATTCTTTGCTGACTTGCATGATTCAGAATTAGAAGGTTACACATACAATCCAGAAAAAGCAAAACAATTACTTGATGAAGCTGGATATAAAGACGTAGATGGAGATGGTATCCGTGAAGATAAGGATGGTAAACCATTCAAGATTAGTCTTGCAGCACGTAAACGGACAGAAACAAACGAATCCCTCGTACAACAGTACATTGCTTGGTGGAAAGAAGTCGGCTTGAACGTTGAACTTTACACAGGACGTACAATCGAGTTGAACTCATTCTACGATATGCTTAAGGCAAACGATGCGAATATTGATGCTTATCTAGCTGGATTTGGTACTGGTTATGATCCGCTTCCTAAAGTATGGGGACCAACGAATGCATTTAACATGTCTCGTTATGTATCAGATGAAAATACAAAACTACTCGAAGCAATGGCTTCAGTTGAATCGTTCGACGAGAAGAAAAATCTTGAAAACTACAAGAAATGGCAAGAAAATGCCTTCAAGGAAGCATTTGCAATTCCATTGTTTGAATCAGAAACGATTACCGCAATTAACAAACGTGTGAAATACTACGATACTTATAAAGGTTCAGATACTAAATCAGCAATTGAACAAATTGAGTTGACTGCTGATAAAGGTATCGCTGAGTAA
- a CDS encoding ATP-binding cassette domain-containing protein produces the protein MGFIEVKDLKVHYPIRSGFFNRVTDHVYAVDGVNLEFEEGKTYGLVGESGSGKSTIGKTIIGLERSTTGQIIYEGQDVTNKPRRKKGNFNRDVQMIFQDSLSSFNPKKRILDIIAEPIRNFDRLSPDEEKKRVLQLLDTIGLTEEALVKYPHEFSGGQRQRIGVARALASNPRLIIADEPVSALDLSVQAQVLNYMKRIQDEYKLSYLFISHDLGVVQHMCDELYIMYRGRFVETGNKEDIYNNPQHIYTKRLLSAIPSIDPLNRKENKQRRLASEAEYQEKQSIFYDENGRVFDLTNFSATHRVALPAVKGGN, from the coding sequence ATGGGATTTATTGAAGTAAAAGATTTAAAAGTTCATTACCCTATCCGTAGTGGCTTCTTTAACCGTGTAACAGACCATGTTTATGCCGTGGATGGTGTAAATCTTGAATTTGAAGAAGGAAAAACCTACGGACTTGTAGGAGAATCTGGTTCAGGGAAATCGACAATCGGGAAGACGATTATTGGTTTGGAGCGTTCAACTACGGGGCAGATTATTTATGAAGGCCAAGATGTGACCAACAAACCACGCCGTAAAAAAGGAAACTTTAACCGAGATGTTCAAATGATTTTCCAAGATTCTCTCTCTAGTTTCAATCCGAAAAAGCGGATTTTGGATATCATTGCCGAGCCTATTCGCAATTTTGACCGTCTGTCACCAGATGAAGAAAAGAAGAGAGTTCTTCAATTGTTGGATACGATTGGGTTAACAGAAGAAGCTCTGGTAAAATACCCGCATGAATTTTCAGGTGGACAACGTCAACGGATTGGTGTCGCACGTGCCTTAGCAAGTAATCCTCGTTTGATTATTGCAGATGAGCCGGTATCTGCCTTGGACTTGTCTGTGCAAGCGCAAGTGTTGAACTATATGAAACGCATTCAAGACGAGTACAAGTTGAGCTATCTGTTTATTTCGCATGACCTTGGAGTTGTTCAACACATGTGTGATGAGCTCTATATCATGTATCGTGGACGCTTTGTAGAGACTGGAAACAAAGAAGATATTTATAACAATCCACAGCATATCTATACAAAACGCCTATTATCTGCTATCCCAAGTATCGATCCACTCAATCGCAAGGAAAATAAGCAGCGCCGCTTAGCGTCAGAAGCAGAATATCAGGAAAAACAAAGTATTTTCTACGATGAAAATGGTCGTGTATTTGATTTAACAAATTTCTCAGCAACTCATCGTGTTGCTTTGCCAGCTGTGAAAGGAGGTAACTAA
- the sufB gene encoding Fe-S cluster assembly protein SufB: MTEERVEPKPIDLGEYKFGFHDDVEPIMSTGKGLNEDVIRALSAAKNEPEWMLEFRLKSYEAFKKMPLETWGADLSEIDFDDLIYYQKASDKPARSWDDVPEKIKETFERIGIPEAERAYLAGAAAQYESEVVYHNMKEEFEKLGIIFTDTDSALKEYPDLFKQYFAKLVPPTDNKLAALNSAVWSGGTFIYVPKGVKCDIPLQTYFRINNESTGQFERTLIIVDEGASVHYVEGCTAPTYSSDSLHAAIVEIFALDGAYMRYTTIQNWSDNVYNLVTKRARAMKDATVEWIDGNLGAKTTMKYPSVYLDGEGARGTMLSIAFANTGQHQDTGAKMIHNVPHTSSSIVSKSIAKGGGAVNYRGQVTFARNSKKSVSHIECDTIIMDDISKSDTIPFNEIHNSQVALEHEAKVSKISEEQLYYLMSRGLSEGEATEMIVMGFVEPFTKELPMEYAVELNRLIAYEMEGSVG, encoded by the coding sequence ATGACAGAGGAAAGAGTAGAACCAAAACCGATTGACCTCGGTGAATACAAATTCGGTTTTCATGATGATGTAGAGCCTATTATGTCAACCGGAAAAGGATTGAACGAAGACGTAATTCGAGCCTTATCTGCAGCGAAAAACGAGCCAGAATGGATGTTAGAATTTCGGTTAAAATCGTATGAGGCTTTCAAAAAAATGCCCCTTGAAACGTGGGGAGCAGACTTGTCTGAGATTGATTTTGATGACTTGATTTACTACCAAAAGGCATCTGACAAACCAGCTCGTTCATGGGATGATGTGCCTGAGAAAATAAAGGAAACCTTTGAACGCATCGGAATTCCAGAAGCAGAACGTGCTTATCTTGCAGGTGCTGCTGCTCAGTACGAATCAGAAGTGGTTTACCACAATATGAAAGAAGAATTTGAGAAGCTGGGCATTATCTTTACAGATACCGACTCAGCTTTGAAAGAATACCCTGATTTGTTCAAGCAGTATTTTGCCAAATTAGTGCCACCAACCGATAATAAATTGGCTGCTCTCAATAGTGCAGTATGGTCTGGAGGCACCTTTATCTATGTGCCAAAAGGTGTAAAATGTGATATTCCTTTGCAGACCTATTTCCGAATCAATAACGAAAGTACCGGACAGTTTGAGCGGACCCTCATCATTGTAGATGAGGGTGCAAGTGTGCATTACGTTGAAGGGTGTACAGCGCCGACCTATTCAAGTGACAGTTTGCATGCGGCAATTGTTGAAATCTTTGCCCTTGACGGAGCTTACATGCGCTATACGACGATTCAGAACTGGTCGGATAATGTCTACAATCTTGTTACCAAACGTGCTCGTGCGATGAAAGATGCGACAGTGGAGTGGATTGATGGCAACCTGGGAGCTAAAACCACCATGAAATACCCGTCTGTCTACTTGGACGGTGAAGGAGCGCGTGGGACCATGCTGTCTATCGCTTTTGCCAATACGGGACAACACCAAGATACAGGTGCCAAGATGATCCATAATGTGCCGCATACTAGCTCATCAATTGTGTCCAAATCGATTGCTAAAGGTGGCGGAGCGGTAAACTACCGTGGACAAGTCACTTTTGCCCGGAATTCTAAAAAATCAGTCAGCCACATCGAGTGTGACACTATTATCATGGATGATATTTCAAAATCAGATACCATTCCCTTCAATGAAATCCACAATTCGCAAGTGGCCTTGGAGCACGAGGCTAAAGTGTCTAAGATTTCTGAAGAACAGCTCTACTACCTCATGAGCCGCGGTCTGTCAGAAGGTGAAGCTACAGAGATGATTGTCATGGGATTTGTTGAACCATTTACCAAAGAACTTCCAATGGAATACGCAGTCGAACTCAACCGCTTGATTGCTTATGAAATGGAAGGTTCAGTCGGCTAA
- a CDS encoding ABC transporter ATP-binding protein: MTNAKPLLEIKDLHVGFRIGDEFYDAVDGVSINLQKNEILAIVGESGCGKSTLATTIMGLHNPLNTKINGQIQYQDKELVGMSEANYNKIRGNDIGMIFQDPLASLNPLMTIGAQIDEALYYHTDMNAEQRTARVLELLEQVGIPNPKRTFKQYPHELSGGMRQRIVIAIALSCKPPIIIADEPTTALDVTIQAQILDLLNEIQAETGSGIILITHDLGVVAETADRVAVMYGGQFVEVAPVEELFTNPKHPYTRSLLKSNPQSSDEGGDLHVIDGAVPPLTKMLRTGCRFAPRIPWISSEAHEENPTMHEVGPNHFVRCTCHETFYFEEEAN, encoded by the coding sequence GTGACAAATGCAAAACCGCTTTTAGAGATTAAGGACCTACACGTCGGTTTCCGTATTGGCGATGAATTTTATGATGCCGTTGATGGTGTGTCAATTAATCTACAAAAAAATGAAATTTTAGCAATTGTAGGAGAATCTGGTTGTGGAAAATCCACTTTGGCAACCACTATTATGGGACTTCACAATCCATTGAATACAAAAATTAATGGGCAAATTCAATACCAAGATAAGGAATTGGTTGGAATGAGTGAAGCGAATTACAATAAGATTCGTGGAAATGACATCGGAATGATTTTTCAGGATCCATTGGCTTCTTTAAATCCATTAATGACCATCGGTGCCCAAATTGATGAAGCCTTGTATTACCATACGGATATGAACGCAGAACAGCGGACAGCTCGTGTCTTGGAATTATTGGAACAAGTAGGAATTCCAAATCCAAAACGAACTTTTAAGCAGTATCCGCACGAACTATCAGGCGGAATGCGCCAACGGATTGTGATTGCGATTGCCTTGTCATGTAAACCGCCGATTATTATTGCAGATGAGCCAACGACTGCCTTAGATGTGACGATTCAAGCACAAATTTTGGATTTATTAAATGAAATCCAAGCAGAAACTGGGTCAGGAATTATCTTAATCACGCACGATTTGGGTGTCGTAGCAGAAACAGCAGACCGTGTAGCGGTTATGTACGGTGGACAATTCGTAGAAGTTGCGCCAGTTGAAGAATTATTTACTAATCCAAAACATCCTTATACACGCTCATTGCTGAAGTCAAATCCACAATCGAGTGATGAGGGTGGTGACTTGCACGTTATTGACGGGGCAGTTCCTCCATTGACGAAAATGCTTCGTACTGGTTGTCGATTTGCACCACGTATTCCTTGGATTAGTTCAGAAGCTCATGAAGAAAATCCAACAATGCATGAAGTAGGACCAAACCACTTTGTTCGTTGTACTTGCCATGAGACATTCTATTTTGAGGAGGAAGCGAACTAA